One window from the genome of Streptomyces sp. NBC_01476 encodes:
- a CDS encoding TauD/TfdA family dioxygenase, with the protein MLEAGSLDEPAAGSAGLPNLAFPDTWAERLAGWHFDDADALVAAARDGRHQAEDLLGADELPAGQRFLERLRDALARNRAALVTYPTLLSVKTAAFLVGQLLGGFAERSVPPLREPVIFNRDARAAAQWHTDGVVWRQPAPWAVLGQVRPMPDATDLPTTILDLAHVVADWADDPQHLEVLRRTRVEWRTIPVVGAGRIPPLSAPVLDEHGVRWHATLRQHELASAEPDSFARACQAFRRALDASSGKRDIVVGPGTLLVWDNRRVVHHGPAVPDDSPRTMIVLSAGGGICD; encoded by the coding sequence ATGCTGGAGGCAGGAAGCCTCGACGAGCCGGCCGCCGGCTCGGCCGGACTGCCCAACCTCGCCTTCCCGGACACCTGGGCGGAGCGGCTGGCCGGATGGCACTTCGACGACGCGGACGCCCTGGTGGCCGCCGCACGCGATGGCAGGCACCAGGCGGAGGATCTGCTCGGCGCCGACGAACTGCCCGCCGGCCAGCGTTTCCTGGAGCGATTGCGGGACGCGCTCGCACGGAACCGGGCTGCTCTGGTGACCTATCCGACGCTCCTCTCGGTCAAGACGGCGGCATTCCTTGTCGGCCAGTTGCTCGGAGGGTTCGCCGAACGGTCCGTTCCACCGCTGCGTGAGCCGGTGATTTTCAACCGTGACGCGCGAGCCGCCGCGCAGTGGCACACCGATGGCGTGGTGTGGCGGCAGCCTGCCCCCTGGGCCGTGCTCGGCCAGGTCCGGCCCATGCCGGACGCAACCGACCTGCCGACCACCATCCTGGACCTCGCGCACGTCGTGGCGGACTGGGCCGACGATCCACAGCACTTGGAGGTCCTGCGGCGCACGAGAGTCGAGTGGCGAACGATACCGGTCGTCGGCGCTGGGCGGATCCCTCCGTTGTCGGCCCCGGTCCTCGACGAGCACGGTGTCCGCTGGCACGCAACGCTCCGGCAGCACGAACTGGCCTCCGCGGAGCCGGACTCCTTCGCCCGTGCCTGCCAGGCGTTCCGACGAGCGCTGGACGCCAGTTCCGGCAAGCGCGACATCGTGGTCGGCCCCGGCACCCTACTGGTCTGGGACAACCGCCGCGTGGTCCACCACGGCCCAGCCGTGCCGGACGACTCGCCGCGGACAATGATCGTCCTGTCGGCGGGCGGCGGGATCTGCGACTAG
- a CDS encoding tyrosine-type recombinase/integrase has translation MSDLFERLAAAGLPPIRLHDLRHVSATLMLAAGVDIKVVSETLGHSDTRITRDIYQAVLDDLAHDAAEMVVQLVPRTRSHLTAVPDNESPDASRALPRLQPPKHPSAKEEDSA, from the coding sequence GTGAGCGACCTCTTCGAACGCCTCGCCGCCGCCGGCCTGCCGCCGATCCGACTGCACGACCTGCGCCACGTCTCCGCCACCCTCATGCTCGCGGCCGGGGTGGACATCAAGGTCGTCAGCGAGACCCTCGGCCACTCCGACACCCGCATCACCCGCGACATCTACCAGGCGGTCTTGGACGACCTCGCCCACGACGCCGCCGAGATGGTCGTCCAACTCGTCCCCCGCACACGCTCTCACCTCACCGCCGTGCCGGACAACGAGTCACCGGACGCGTCCCGCGCCCTGCCGAGGCTGCAACCCCCGAAGCACCCTTCGGCCAAGGAAGAGGACTCCGCCTGA
- a CDS encoding helix-turn-helix domain-containing protein, translated as MTADRWPTAFTARVVRAMREARQAAGLTMGDLAQGCADRGYPEIKEQTIKNLEAGRRAGITIVDLVVLADVLGVPPVALLFPLGTDATVEVLPGREVSTWDALAWFTGETPTDQPAPQGTARDLLDLFRSHSDLVAAATASNALARERRREASTTLDRNRRATLLERAAGYEEHAFEDCQDLRTFRTRMRERDLVPPALPADLAFVDGPDTTSTEASK; from the coding sequence ATGACAGCAGATCGATGGCCAACGGCGTTCACCGCACGTGTAGTCCGGGCGATGCGCGAGGCCCGGCAAGCTGCGGGCCTCACCATGGGCGACCTCGCCCAGGGCTGCGCCGACCGCGGGTACCCCGAGATCAAAGAGCAGACCATCAAGAACCTGGAGGCCGGACGCCGGGCCGGCATCACGATCGTCGACCTCGTCGTCTTGGCCGACGTCCTCGGCGTCCCGCCGGTCGCCCTCCTCTTCCCTCTCGGTACCGACGCCACCGTCGAGGTCCTGCCGGGCCGGGAGGTCTCCACCTGGGATGCCCTCGCCTGGTTCACCGGCGAAACCCCCACCGACCAGCCGGCCCCGCAGGGCACCGCCCGCGACCTGCTCGACCTCTTCCGCAGCCACAGCGACCTCGTCGCCGCCGCCACCGCCTCCAACGCCCTGGCCCGGGAGCGTCGGCGCGAGGCCAGCACCACCCTTGACCGCAACCGCAGAGCCACCCTCCTGGAACGCGCAGCCGGTTACGAGGAACACGCCTTCGAAGACTGCCAGGACCTACGCACCTTCCGCACCCGGATGCGCGAGCGGGACCTCGTACCCCCAGCCCTCCCCGCCGACCTCGCGTTCGTCGACGGCCCCGACACCACCAGCACGGAGGCCAGCAAGTGA
- a CDS encoding HIT domain-containing protein has protein sequence MAPASDTSDFYCHQAIAGFTPVRVVAETEDVLAFEHTSPAHPVHVVVVPKAHTPSLVDLGKGGRGTARQGDGSGPAGRRTVGDPAALLLLLRLQDFIQLSASTGAA, from the coding sequence ATGGCCCCTGCTTCGGATACTTCGGACTTCTACTGTCACCAGGCCATCGCGGGGTTTACGCCGGTCAGGGTGGTGGCGGAGACCGAGGACGTCCTCGCGTTCGAGCACACCAGCCCTGCGCATCCGGTGCACGTTGTGGTGGTCCCGAAGGCGCACACACCCTCTCTGGTCGACCTCGGAAAAGGGGGGCGAGGAACTGCTCGCCAAGGTGATGGCAGCGGTCCGGCGGGTCGCCGCACAGTCGGCGATCCCGCCGCTCTTCTTCTGCTTCTCCGCCTCCAGGATTTCATCCAGCTCTCGGCTTCAACCGGGGCGGCGTAG
- a CDS encoding site-specific integrase, producing MQPTPDAAREWIDTVRASAARGIGPATSNQTLAEYGNAHMQLARRGLEPKTTGPYLAGWRLRVIPALGHLPVTMVTNGAVDRTVYAWIADGEGRSTVKNSLAILVRVMEQALRDGLITVNPARVKGWQRQYQLAEDELDNPRALALRDWNALEQLAAALVARSHEQYTGWGDVVTFAACTAARIGEVSGARVRDIDRRNWIWTVRRQTTPSPGGLADKNTKGKVARRVPLIEEIRPMIARRLLMVGDNPDARLFTGPRGGRITTAVLRDATHWDELVRALGYKHLRRHDLRHTGLTWLADAGVPCTSCGRSPDTAPCRPPSATSTPTCRASSVPDGTSAPTSPGSVHLPRHRRPCPQPSGGCRKCTIHISGAVILVPSKTTADLRLFLSNRPHVVPRY from the coding sequence ATGCAGCCCACCCCGGACGCAGCCCGGGAATGGATCGACACCGTGCGGGCTTCGGCTGCACGCGGCATCGGCCCGGCAACGTCCAACCAGACCCTCGCCGAATACGGCAACGCCCATATGCAACTGGCGCGGCGCGGCCTGGAGCCCAAGACCACCGGCCCCTACCTGGCCGGCTGGCGGCTCCGCGTGATCCCCGCGCTCGGGCACCTGCCGGTGACCATGGTCACCAACGGCGCCGTCGACCGCACCGTCTACGCCTGGATCGCCGACGGTGAAGGCCGCTCCACTGTCAAGAACAGCCTCGCCATCCTCGTGCGGGTCATGGAGCAGGCCCTCCGCGATGGTTTGATCACCGTCAACCCCGCCCGGGTCAAGGGATGGCAGCGCCAGTACCAGCTCGCCGAGGACGAGCTCGACAACCCCCGCGCCCTCGCACTGCGCGACTGGAACGCCCTGGAGCAGCTCGCCGCGGCTCTGGTCGCCCGCTCCCATGAGCAGTACACGGGCTGGGGAGACGTCGTGACCTTCGCCGCCTGCACCGCCGCCCGCATCGGTGAAGTGTCCGGGGCACGGGTGAGGGACATCGACCGGCGCAACTGGATCTGGACCGTCCGCCGCCAGACCACCCCCTCCCCGGGAGGGCTCGCCGACAAGAACACCAAGGGCAAGGTCGCCCGCCGCGTCCCGCTCATCGAGGAAATCCGCCCGATGATCGCCCGGCGCCTGCTCATGGTCGGCGATAACCCCGACGCCCGCCTGTTCACCGGCCCCCGTGGCGGACGCATCACCACCGCCGTCCTGCGCGACGCCACCCACTGGGACGAGCTCGTCCGCGCCCTCGGCTACAAACACCTGCGCCGACACGACCTGCGCCACACCGGCCTCACATGGCTGGCCGACGCTGGAGTCCCCTGCACGTCCTGCGGAAGATCGCCGGACACAGCTCCCTGCAGACCACCCAGCGCTACCTCCACCCCGACCTGCAGAGCGTCGTCCGTGCCGGACGGGACCTCAGCACCCACCTCACCGGGGTCCGTACACCTCCCCCGCCACCGCCGGCCCTGTCCGCAACCCTCCGGCGGTTGTAGGAAATGCACAATCCACATCTCGGGGGCAGTGATCTTGGTCCCCAGTAAAACGACCGCTGACCTGCGGCTTTTCTTGAGTAACCGTCCCCACGTGGTCCCCAGGTACTGA
- a CDS encoding helix-turn-helix transcriptional regulator, which yields MHPSSEASASPAGAAPPHGESPAALRTSHLWTTEEIAQLLRVDPSTVRRWRAEQPPQGPPFIRLSGRVVLYDTHDLHDWLDERRTTPGHGQKAA from the coding sequence ATGCACCCCAGCTCCGAAGCATCGGCGTCTCCCGCCGGTGCCGCCCCACCTCACGGCGAATCCCCCGCCGCCCTGCGGACCTCGCACCTTTGGACTACGGAGGAAATCGCCCAGCTGCTGCGGGTCGATCCGTCCACGGTGCGACGGTGGCGGGCCGAACAGCCGCCGCAGGGACCGCCATTCATCCGCCTGTCCGGACGCGTGGTCCTCTACGACACCCACGACCTGCACGACTGGCTGGACGAACGCCGCACCACACCCGGCCATGGGCAGAAGGCGGCCTGA
- a CDS encoding IS3 family transposase (programmed frameshift) yields the protein MAMKDYSDEFKADAVALYESTPGATYKSIAADLGVNRATLRAWVLRDRERRGVTATAAKPTVQPGAAVPSDAPDERIRQLEARVAELEASERKLATERDILRKAARYFAGGDELVMSRFQFVDDHRDTYEVKQLCEVLGLNRSSYYKWVAGRQARAARQREDRLLAERIREVHGESNSAYGSPRVTAELREKGLRVNEKRVARVMRMFSITGIRLRRRVRTTISDPAASQVPDLFKRDFTATEPGRKYMGDITYLPLENGKFLYLATVLDCFSRKVVGWSIASHMRTDLVADALRMAAHTRGSPDGAVFHSDHGAQYISRAFAGLCTELGVTRSMGAVGTSADNAACESFHASLKRETLQGTHDFGDAPTCRRTVFAWLTRYNTRRRHSANGHLSPNAYEHRHHTATLTLAA from the exons ATGGCGATGAAGGACTACTCGGACGAGTTCAAGGCCGATGCCGTGGCCCTGTACGAGTCCACACCCGGGGCGACCTACAAGAGCATCGCCGCTGATCTGGGCGTCAACCGGGCCACCCTGCGTGCGTGGGTGCTGCGGGACCGCGAACGCCGCGGCGTCACCGCCACGGCTGCAAAGCCGACCGTCCAGCCGGGGGCGGCGGTGCCGTCCGACGCTCCGGACGAGCGGATCCGGCAGCTGGAGGCGAGGGTGGCAGAGCTCGAAGCGAGCGAGCGGAAGCTGGCGACCGAGCGGGACATACTCCGCAAGGCGGCCAGGTATTTCGCCGGGG GAGACGAACTGGTGATGAGCCGCTTCCAGTTCGTTGACGACCACCGGGACACCTACGAGGTGAAGCAGCTCTGCGAGGTCCTGGGCCTGAACCGGTCCAGCTACTACAAGTGGGTCGCCGGCCGACAGGCGAGGGCGGCCAGGCAGCGCGAGGACCGGCTCCTGGCCGAGCGGATCCGTGAGGTCCACGGCGAGTCCAACAGCGCCTACGGTTCCCCACGGGTGACCGCCGAGCTCCGGGAGAAGGGCCTTCGGGTCAACGAGAAGCGCGTCGCCCGCGTGATGCGGATGTTCTCCATCACCGGTATCCGCCTGCGCAGACGCGTCCGCACCACGATCTCGGACCCGGCAGCCTCACAGGTCCCGGACCTGTTCAAGCGCGACTTCACCGCCACCGAGCCGGGGCGCAAATACATGGGCGACATCACCTATCTCCCCCTGGAGAACGGAAAGTTCCTCTATCTCGCGACCGTGCTGGACTGCTTCAGCCGCAAGGTCGTCGGCTGGTCCATCGCCAGCCACATGCGCACCGATCTGGTCGCCGACGCACTGCGGATGGCTGCCCACACCCGGGGCAGCCCCGACGGGGCGGTGTTCCACTCCGACCACGGGGCCCAGTACATCTCCCGGGCCTTCGCCGGCCTCTGCACCGAACTCGGGGTCACCCGGTCGATGGGCGCGGTCGGCACCAGCGCCGACAATGCGGCCTGCGAAAGCTTCCACGCATCTCTGAAACGCGAGACCCTCCAGGGCACCCACGACTTCGGCGACGCCCCCACCTGCCGCAGAACCGTCTTCGCCTGGCTCACCCGCTACAACACCCGCCGCCGGCACTCCGCCAACGGCCACCTCAGCCCCAACGCATACGAACACCGACACCACACCGCTACACTCACGCTCGCCGCGTGA
- a CDS encoding transposase family protein yields the protein MPAASSSLIPAGLAQLAGSGPAAAGELPDLLDRLGHLPDPRCLRGRRHRLSYVLALAACAVLAGAKSLTAIRRVGRRCL from the coding sequence GTGCCTGCCGCGTCATCATCGCTCATTCCCGCCGGGCTGGCCCAACTTGCCGGTTCCGGCCCGGCCGCCGCCGGGGAACTGCCCGACCTGCTGGACCGGCTGGGTCACTTGCCCGACCCGCGCTGCCTGCGGGGCCGGCGTCACCGGTTGTCGTACGTCCTGGCCCTGGCCGCCTGCGCGGTCCTGGCCGGAGCGAAGTCCCTCACCGCGATTCGCCGAGTGGGCCGCCGATGCCTCTGA